In Callospermophilus lateralis isolate mCalLat2 chromosome 18, mCalLat2.hap1, whole genome shotgun sequence, one DNA window encodes the following:
- the Rfwd3 gene encoding E3 ubiquitin-protein ligase RFWD3 isoform X2, producing the protein MAQEAMDYDLQVQLDHATEQLAPTEVVSSQGRPPLLQPVPVEGVSSQERPPLLHPVPAEGVSSQERPSLLQPVPVEGVNSHGGPPLPQPAPAEGVSSQGVLPLLHPAPHISIDLTEEVELSEANVQNINPGASEEHRQGSGANHTLQAASLDSMNSFISGLQRLHGMLEFLRPPPSDQSVGPVRARRRRGSTSRRARASGSQRTDNARLRAPLDAYFQVSRTQPHFPAASYDSETRDPVPEDLPVSSSSDSDSESSAEYEEVVVPTEETEAVISEEQLGDVSADQEVTFISGDKTLPKQSPQKSNPTLPSASMDEEEGDTCTICLEQWTNAGDHRLSALRCGHLFGYRCISKWLKGQARKCPQCNKKAKHNDIIVLYARTLRALDTSEQERVKSALLKEQMLRKQAELESAQCRLQLQVLTDECTKLHSRVQDLQKLVIQHRDQIAQQPGSSQASFLNCLPSSQGQHKYHFQKTFTVSQTGNCRIMAYCDAMSCLVISQPSPQASFLPGFGVKMLSTANMKSSQYIPMHGKQIRGLAFSSRSKGLLLSASLDNTIKLTSLETNTVVQTYNTGRPVWSCCWCHDENNYIYAGLANGSILVYDLRNTSCHMQELVPQKARCPLVSLSYIPRAASAVFPYGGVLAGTLENASFWELKVGFSHWPHVLPLEPGGYVDFQTESRTRHCLVTYRPDKNHNTLRSVLLEMSYKLDDAGEPICSCHPVQTFFGGPTCKLLTKSAIFQSPENDGSILVCTGDEASNSALLWDAGSGSLLQDLQTDQPVLDICPFEVNHNSYLATLTEKTVHFYKWE; encoded by the exons ATGGCTCAAGAAGCAATGGACTATGATCTTCAGGTGCAGTTAGATCATGCTACAGAACAGCTTGCTCCCACTGAAGTGGTCAGCAGCCAAGGGAGACCACCCCTCCTTCAACCTGTTCCTGTTGAAGGAGTCAGCAGTCAAGAAAGACCACCCCTGCTCCATCCTGTTCCTGCTGAAGGAGTCAGCAGCCAAGAAAGACCATCCCTTCTCCAGCCTGTTCCTGTTGAAGGAGTCAACAGCCATGGGGGACCACCCCTCCCCCAGCCTGCTCCTGCTGAAGGAGTCAGCAGCCAAGGGGTACTACCCCTGCTCCACCCTGCTCCACACATATCCATTGACCTGACTGAGGAAGTGGAGCTCTCAGAAGCTAATGTGCAGAACATTAATCCTGGGGCTTCAGAAGAGCATAGACAGGGATCTGGTGCTAACCATACTCTCCAAGCAGCTTCCTTGGATTCAATGAACAGCTTCATCAGTGGGCTGCAGAGACTTCATGGAATGCTGGAATTCCTGAGACCTCCACCTTCAGACCAAAGTGTGGGGCCAGTGAGAgcaaggaggaggagagggtccACTTCTCGGAGAGCAAGAGCTTCAGGGTCTCAGAGGACCGACAATGCCAG GTTGAGAGCACCACTGGATGCTTACTTTCAGGTGAGCAGAACCCAGCCTCACTTTCCAGCTGCATCTTATGATTCAGAGACTAGGGATCCTGTACCTGAAGACTTGCCAGTGTCAAGCAGTTCTGATTCTGACAGTGAGAGCTCTGCAGAGTATGAAGAGGTTGTTGTCCCTACAGAAGAGACTGAAGCTGTCATTTCAGAAG AGCAACTGGGAGATGTCTCAGCAGACCAAGAAGTTACATTTATCAGTGGAGACAAGACCCTTCCCAAACAG TCTCCCCAGAAATCCAATCCTACTCTACCTTCTGCTTCTATGGATGAAGAAGAAGGGGATACTTGCACAATATGTTTGGAACAGTGGACCAATGCTGGCGACCACCGGCTCTCAGCATTACGCTGTGGGCACCTCTTTGGGTATAGATGCATTTCTAAGTGGCTTAAAGGACAAGCACGAAAATGTCCCCAG TGCAACAAGAAAGCCAAGCACAATGACATCATTGTCCTTTATGCCCGAACCCTCAGAGCTTTGGACACCAGTGAACAAGAGCGGGTGAAAAG TGCTTTACTGAAGGAGCAAATGCTCAGAAAGCAGGCTGAGTTAGAGTCTGCACAGTGCCGACTTCAACTTCAAGTTCTCACTGATGAATGCACTAAACTTCACAGTCGAGTCCAG gaTTTGCAAAAACTTGTTATACAGCATCGAGATCAGATTGCACAGCAACCCGGGAGCTCCCAGGCAAGTTTCCTAAACTGCCTGCCCTCCAGCCAGGGCCAGCACAAGTACCACTTCCAAAAGACCTTCACAGTATCTCAGACAGGAAACTGCCGAATCATGGCATACTGTGATGCTATGAGCTGCCTGGTGATATCACAGCCTTCTCctcaggcttccttccttccag GCTTTGGTGTTAAGATGTTGAGTACTGCCAACATGAAAAGCAGTCAGTATATTCCAATGCATGGCAAACAGATCCGAGGACTGGCTTTTAGTAGTCGTTCCAAAGGcttgctgctctctgcttctctAGACAATACTATTAAACTGACTAG CCTGGAGACCAATACTGTTGTCCAGACTTACAATACCGGACGTCCTGTCTGGAGCTGTTGCTGGTGCCATGATGAAAACAATTACATCTATGCCGGACTAGCCAATGGTTCGATTCTAGTCTATGACCTGAGAAACACAAGTTGTCATATGCAGGAGTTAGTACCTCAGAAGGCCAG atGCCCACTGGTATCTCTTTCATATATACCGAGAGCTGCCTCCGCTGTATTTCCATATGGTGGGGTGCTAGCTGGAACGTTGGAGAATGCTTCCTTCTGGGAGCTAAAAGTGGGCTTCTCTCATTGGCCTCATGTGCTGCCCTTAGAGCCAGGGGGCTATGTAGACTTTCAGACGGAGAGCCGCACCCGACACTGTCTTGTGACCTACAGGCCTG ATAAAAACCACAACACCCTACGAAGTGTGCTGCTGGAAATGTCCTACAAACTGGATGATGCTGGAGAACCAATTTGTTCCTGCCACCCTGTGCAAACATTCTTTGGGGGACCCACTTGCAAACTATTGACCAAGAGTGCCATTTTTCAAAGCCCAGAGAATGATGGTAGCATCCTGGTGTGTACTGGGGATGAAGCATCAAACTCTGCTCTG
- the Rfwd3 gene encoding E3 ubiquitin-protein ligase RFWD3 isoform X1, which yields MAQEAMDYDLQVQLDHATEQLAPTEVVSSQGRPPLLQPVPVEGVSSQERPPLLHPVPAEGVSSQERPSLLQPVPVEGVNSHGGPPLPQPAPAEGVSSQGVLPLLHPAPHISIDLTEEVELSEANVQNINPGASEEHRQGSGANHTLQAASLDSMNSFISGLQRLHGMLEFLRPPPSDQSVGPVRARRRRGSTSRRARASGSQRTDNARLRAPLDAYFQVSRTQPHFPAASYDSETRDPVPEDLPVSSSSDSDSESSAEYEEVVVPTEETEAVISEEQLGDVSADQEVTFISGDKTLPKQQSPQKSNPTLPSASMDEEEGDTCTICLEQWTNAGDHRLSALRCGHLFGYRCISKWLKGQARKCPQCNKKAKHNDIIVLYARTLRALDTSEQERVKSALLKEQMLRKQAELESAQCRLQLQVLTDECTKLHSRVQDLQKLVIQHRDQIAQQPGSSQASFLNCLPSSQGQHKYHFQKTFTVSQTGNCRIMAYCDAMSCLVISQPSPQASFLPGFGVKMLSTANMKSSQYIPMHGKQIRGLAFSSRSKGLLLSASLDNTIKLTSLETNTVVQTYNTGRPVWSCCWCHDENNYIYAGLANGSILVYDLRNTSCHMQELVPQKARCPLVSLSYIPRAASAVFPYGGVLAGTLENASFWELKVGFSHWPHVLPLEPGGYVDFQTESRTRHCLVTYRPDKNHNTLRSVLLEMSYKLDDAGEPICSCHPVQTFFGGPTCKLLTKSAIFQSPENDGSILVCTGDEASNSALLWDAGSGSLLQDLQTDQPVLDICPFEVNHNSYLATLTEKTVHFYKWE from the exons ATGGCTCAAGAAGCAATGGACTATGATCTTCAGGTGCAGTTAGATCATGCTACAGAACAGCTTGCTCCCACTGAAGTGGTCAGCAGCCAAGGGAGACCACCCCTCCTTCAACCTGTTCCTGTTGAAGGAGTCAGCAGTCAAGAAAGACCACCCCTGCTCCATCCTGTTCCTGCTGAAGGAGTCAGCAGCCAAGAAAGACCATCCCTTCTCCAGCCTGTTCCTGTTGAAGGAGTCAACAGCCATGGGGGACCACCCCTCCCCCAGCCTGCTCCTGCTGAAGGAGTCAGCAGCCAAGGGGTACTACCCCTGCTCCACCCTGCTCCACACATATCCATTGACCTGACTGAGGAAGTGGAGCTCTCAGAAGCTAATGTGCAGAACATTAATCCTGGGGCTTCAGAAGAGCATAGACAGGGATCTGGTGCTAACCATACTCTCCAAGCAGCTTCCTTGGATTCAATGAACAGCTTCATCAGTGGGCTGCAGAGACTTCATGGAATGCTGGAATTCCTGAGACCTCCACCTTCAGACCAAAGTGTGGGGCCAGTGAGAgcaaggaggaggagagggtccACTTCTCGGAGAGCAAGAGCTTCAGGGTCTCAGAGGACCGACAATGCCAG GTTGAGAGCACCACTGGATGCTTACTTTCAGGTGAGCAGAACCCAGCCTCACTTTCCAGCTGCATCTTATGATTCAGAGACTAGGGATCCTGTACCTGAAGACTTGCCAGTGTCAAGCAGTTCTGATTCTGACAGTGAGAGCTCTGCAGAGTATGAAGAGGTTGTTGTCCCTACAGAAGAGACTGAAGCTGTCATTTCAGAAG AGCAACTGGGAGATGTCTCAGCAGACCAAGAAGTTACATTTATCAGTGGAGACAAGACCCTTCCCAAACAG CAGTCTCCCCAGAAATCCAATCCTACTCTACCTTCTGCTTCTATGGATGAAGAAGAAGGGGATACTTGCACAATATGTTTGGAACAGTGGACCAATGCTGGCGACCACCGGCTCTCAGCATTACGCTGTGGGCACCTCTTTGGGTATAGATGCATTTCTAAGTGGCTTAAAGGACAAGCACGAAAATGTCCCCAG TGCAACAAGAAAGCCAAGCACAATGACATCATTGTCCTTTATGCCCGAACCCTCAGAGCTTTGGACACCAGTGAACAAGAGCGGGTGAAAAG TGCTTTACTGAAGGAGCAAATGCTCAGAAAGCAGGCTGAGTTAGAGTCTGCACAGTGCCGACTTCAACTTCAAGTTCTCACTGATGAATGCACTAAACTTCACAGTCGAGTCCAG gaTTTGCAAAAACTTGTTATACAGCATCGAGATCAGATTGCACAGCAACCCGGGAGCTCCCAGGCAAGTTTCCTAAACTGCCTGCCCTCCAGCCAGGGCCAGCACAAGTACCACTTCCAAAAGACCTTCACAGTATCTCAGACAGGAAACTGCCGAATCATGGCATACTGTGATGCTATGAGCTGCCTGGTGATATCACAGCCTTCTCctcaggcttccttccttccag GCTTTGGTGTTAAGATGTTGAGTACTGCCAACATGAAAAGCAGTCAGTATATTCCAATGCATGGCAAACAGATCCGAGGACTGGCTTTTAGTAGTCGTTCCAAAGGcttgctgctctctgcttctctAGACAATACTATTAAACTGACTAG CCTGGAGACCAATACTGTTGTCCAGACTTACAATACCGGACGTCCTGTCTGGAGCTGTTGCTGGTGCCATGATGAAAACAATTACATCTATGCCGGACTAGCCAATGGTTCGATTCTAGTCTATGACCTGAGAAACACAAGTTGTCATATGCAGGAGTTAGTACCTCAGAAGGCCAG atGCCCACTGGTATCTCTTTCATATATACCGAGAGCTGCCTCCGCTGTATTTCCATATGGTGGGGTGCTAGCTGGAACGTTGGAGAATGCTTCCTTCTGGGAGCTAAAAGTGGGCTTCTCTCATTGGCCTCATGTGCTGCCCTTAGAGCCAGGGGGCTATGTAGACTTTCAGACGGAGAGCCGCACCCGACACTGTCTTGTGACCTACAGGCCTG ATAAAAACCACAACACCCTACGAAGTGTGCTGCTGGAAATGTCCTACAAACTGGATGATGCTGGAGAACCAATTTGTTCCTGCCACCCTGTGCAAACATTCTTTGGGGGACCCACTTGCAAACTATTGACCAAGAGTGCCATTTTTCAAAGCCCAGAGAATGATGGTAGCATCCTGGTGTGTACTGGGGATGAAGCATCAAACTCTGCTCTG